From the Saccharomonospora marina XMU15 genome, the window CGTCGGAGCCCGCCTCGAGGAAGCCCCGGTACACCGAGGCCACCACGTCGGGCCTGGTCTCGTTGAGGATCTCGTTGCAGCCTTCGAGCTGGGCGAAGTCGTCCAGCGTGAGGTCGTGTTCCTGCAGCGCGGTCCCCATCCCGCCGTCGGCGACGAGGACTCGCCGCTGCAGTTCGGCGAGAAAGCGGCTCTCCATACTCACACCCGCAACTTCGACTCGATTTCGGCCGCGGCGTCGTTGCCGTACGCCCTGGCCGCGCGGTTGGAGAAGTCCGCACGGTCCAGCGGATACTCCTGCGGCCCTACCGTCTCGAGAACGATGCTCGCCAGTACGCAACCCACCTGGGCAGCCCTTTCCATCGTCATCTTACGACTGATTCCCCACAGGAACCCGGCGCGGAAGGCGTCGCCGACACCGGTCGGCTCCACCGGCTCGATATCGGGAACGGCGTTGATCGACACCGGGTCGTGGCCACGGCCCTCGATGCGCACACCACGGCCACCGTGCGTCATCACCCAGGTACCGACGCGGTCCAGCACCTCGTCGGTGGACCAGCCGGTGTGCTTGAGCAGCAGTGAACTCTCGTACTCGTTGGTGAACAGGTAGGTCGCGCCCTCGACGAGCTGCTTGACGTCCTCGCCCGGCATGATCGCCAGCTGCTGGGAGATGTCGGCGGCGAACGGGATGCCCCGCTGCCTGCACTCCTCGGTGTGGCGCAGCATGGCGTCGGGGTCGTTGGGCGCGACGACCACGAGGTCGAGGGAGCCGACCCGGTCGGCGACGGCCTGCAGCTCGATCTCCCTGGCCTCGCTCATCGCTCCCGCGTAGAAGGAGGCGATCTGGTTCTGCGCCTGGTCGGTGGTGCACAGGAAGCGGGCGGTGTGCTTGTCGGCGGAGACGTG encodes:
- a CDS encoding carbohydrate kinase family protein — protein: MRIAVTGSIATDHLMSFSGKFSEQFVADQLENVSLSFLVEDLEIRRGGVAANISFALGRMGLSPVLVGAVGHDFDDYRSWLERHGVDTKSVHVSADKHTARFLCTTDQAQNQIASFYAGAMSEAREIELQAVADRVGSLDLVVVAPNDPDAMLRHTEECRQRGIPFAADISQQLAIMPGEDVKQLVEGATYLFTNEYESSLLLKHTGWSTDEVLDRVGTWVMTHGGRGVRIEGRGHDPVSINAVPDIEPVEPTGVGDAFRAGFLWGISRKMTMERAAQVGCVLASIVLETVGPQEYPLDRADFSNRAARAYGNDAAAEIESKLRV